In Elaeis guineensis isolate ETL-2024a chromosome 1, EG11, whole genome shotgun sequence, a genomic segment contains:
- the LOC105038599 gene encoding 2-alkenal reductase (NADP(+)-dependent), with protein sequence MAAVELSNKRIILKDYVTGYPKEEDMVLATSTVPSKVPQGSQAVLVKNLYLSCDPYMRWRMSKPATESYTTPFTPGSVLNGYGVAKVLDSGHPDFKAGDFVWGITGWEEYSLITMPQVLIKIKYTDVPLSYYTGILGMTGLTAYAGFHEVCSPKKGETVYVSAASGAVGQLVGQFAKLMGCYVVGSAGTKEKVDLLKNKFGFDDAFNYKEEHDLTAALKRSFPDGIDIYFENVGGRMLDAVLLNMRVHGRIAVCGLISQYNLTQQEGVHNLFCLITKRIRMQGFIEPDYKHLYPQFLEMAIQHIREGKVAYVEDVVEGIEKAPSALIGLFAGRNVGKQVVLVAHE encoded by the exons ATGGCGGCGGTGGAACTGAGTAACAAGAGGATCATCCTCAAGGACTACGTGACAGGGTACCCCAAGGAGGAGGACATGGTCCTCGCTACCTCCACCGTCCCATCAAAGGTCCCCCAAGGATCACAGGCCGTCCTCGTCAAGAACCTCTATCTCTCCTGCGACCCTTACATGAGGTGGCGCATGTCCAAGCCCGCTACTGAAAGCTATACCACCCCTTTCACTCCTGGATCT GTCCTTAATGGTTATGGTGTGGCTAAAGTTCTTGATTCTGGCCATCCAGATTTCAAAGCTGGAGACTTCGTCTGGGGAATAACTGGGTGGGAAGAGTATAGCCTGATTACAATgccccaagtcctgatcaaaatcAAATACACTGATGTACCACTTTCCTACTACACAGGCATTCTAG GAATGACTGGGCTTACAGCTTATGCTGGATTTCATGAAGTATGTTCTCCAAAGAAAGGGGAAACAGTATATGTGTCGGCAGCATCTGGAGCAGTTGGCCAACTTGTTGGCCAGTTTGCTAAATTGATGGGTTGCTATGTAGTTGGGAGCGCTGGTACCAAAGAGAAG GTTGATCTCTTAAAGAACAAGTTTGGGTTTGATGATGCATTTAACTACAAGGAAGAGCATGATCTCACCGCCGCACTAAAAAG GTCTTTCCCTGATGGAATAGACATCTATTTTGAAAATGTCGGGGGGCGAATGCTTGATGCAGTTCTATTGAACATGAGAGTACATGGCCGAATTGCTGTTTGTGGTCTGATATCGCAATACAATCTCACCCAACAGGAGGGTGTCCACAACTTATTCTGCCTCATAACAAAGCGCATTCGGATGCAAGGTTTCATTGAACCTGATTATAAGCATTTGTATCCTCAGTTCTTAGAAATGGCAATTCAGCACATCAGGGAAGGGAAGGTTGCTTATGTTGAAGATGTTGTTGAAGGCATAGAGAAGGCTCCATCTGCCCTTATTGGCCTCTTTGCAGGCCGCAATGTCGGCAAGCAGGTTGTCCTCGTTGCTCATGAGTGA